A region of Leifsonia xyli DNA encodes the following proteins:
- a CDS encoding TetR family transcriptional regulator codes for MGRTPDPNRKPELLARIMDHVATEPLSRMTFRSLASALGVSTYSFVYHFGSRQEMIDAILEEGVRQQSESLVGVDVTAFDRNQFRDWYKEAFRHSLRENNRTALRLQFEAGALEPIDPDIGQRVTVAFTQWRDTVKSWLKEQGIETRRAGVLAHWLVDSAAGLHFGFLISGDRNGTVQAFDVFLTAFLREAFGD; via the coding sequence GTGGGCCGCACTCCAGATCCGAATCGCAAGCCGGAGCTCCTCGCGCGCATCATGGACCATGTCGCGACCGAGCCGCTCTCGCGCATGACGTTCCGCAGCCTGGCGAGCGCCCTCGGGGTCAGCACCTACTCGTTCGTCTACCACTTCGGGTCGCGTCAGGAGATGATCGACGCCATCCTCGAAGAGGGAGTGCGCCAGCAGTCCGAGTCGCTGGTCGGCGTGGATGTGACCGCATTCGACCGCAATCAGTTCCGCGACTGGTACAAGGAGGCCTTCCGTCACTCGCTCCGCGAGAACAACCGGACGGCCCTGCGCCTGCAGTTCGAGGCGGGCGCCTTGGAGCCGATCGACCCCGACATCGGACAGCGCGTCACCGTCGCCTTCACGCAGTGGCGCGACACCGTGAAGTCCTGGCTCAAGGAGCAGGGCATCGAGACGCGCCGCGCGGGGGTGCTCGCGCACTGGCTGGTCGACTCCGCCGCCGGCCTGCACTTCGGTTTCCTGATCAGCGGCGACCGCAACGGCACCGTGCAGGCGTTCGACGTCTTCCTGACGGCGTTCCTCCGCGAGGCGTTCGGCGACTGA